The following DNA comes from Rosa rugosa chromosome 5, drRosRugo1.1, whole genome shotgun sequence.
CAAGGTTACTGAGAGCATCAATTTGGAGTCTTGGACATTCAGATGTGCACATGTTACTTTTATCAACTTTTTGTTGTTATACGCCTCCAAACATCAGAAAATTCATCTAGAATCCTTATTGAAGTTTCACTCTAATTCTTGTATCTTGTCTTTGCTGCACACTATGATTCATTGTAGGTTTACGACATAATGTGCATTGATCACCTGTATTGTATTTGTTAAATACACTGAAGTCCATCTACCACAGTAATGCTGATTTGACCATCTTATGGTATTTCCTTTGAATACCTGCTGGCCCCCAATTTTCTCATCCTTTTTCTGCCGTGCTGATGATTGTGCATCTGCAGGCCGTTTTGTGCAATCGGGGTTGTTTTTTCATGAGAACTCTTTCTCGCTGTTTCCAGTTGCTTACTAGTGTTGTCTAATAAATGCAAGTGAACAAAAACAAGCAGTTTGTATGTGCATGGAGCGTCAGTGTATAATCTCTTTTTTTAACTGAAAGCAAGACTTggagaaaatgaaaacaaataCTTCTTTAATCTAGTTGCTATGCTTATATGAGACCTTAAGATCCTGAGTTATACTAATTGAAAATATTACTGGGACATAGCATTCTAAAGCTTCCTAAAAGCTATTACTGGGACATATTCCTTTTCTCACCTGCCAAATACAACTTGAACCAAACCCAATTATAAACTGGCAAAATACAAGCTTAAAAATATGAAGTTTTGtattgaaataaaataaagttgAACTACAAGCTAACAACGAATCATGCTGTTCTTGCTTAGAACTGCTGGTGCTGTAGTCTTGTGCACTATTTCATCTCAACATCGTTAAGGTTTGAGTATGTTAAATTGTTGAACCCTCTAAGGAAAACTTTGATAGAAATTAgccttgtttttttcttctggATACTATCTCTGCTGCCCAAGCTTTGCCTACATCAGTCTGGAACTTCCCTGCGAAAAAGTTTGAAATTACAGAGGATATATAAGCCTCTCGTAAAGTAACTCACAGAAATACAAAGCATAAATGCCACAAAATAACTGACTGACACTCCTAAGACTTCATTCTCATTTGGGGGCAGTGAATTTTTAATGAACATACAAATTCATCTCCCATCTAATGGAGGCGAGTGGATATTGATGCAGATGTAATTCAAAATATCAGGTTCAAaatattagtgaaaaatgagtAAAAGAAAAACTTGGATATGGATGCAAATCAAATCAAAGACAAATGAATATACCAGCAGTTGACTGGAAAAACTCATCCAAGTCCTTTCCTTGACCTGCATAAAAAGAATAGAAAAAGATTTTAGCCAGACACGGGAATCTTTCATAAGCGCACACTATAGGTGCAAACTTTATATTCTTTGAAAGTGTAATTATAAATAATTGCCAAAAAGGATATGTAATTATAGTTAATATTGtgtttgaaaaagtaacagCATGTTTGATACTGTAATACCAAAATGATAAGAACAGCCTCACCATTCTCATATTCCAAGGCTTGAAGTATCATCTCCACCTGCATGTAAGAAACAATTATAAAAGTAAGCTATATGTTCAACTACCAAGGAGAAAATTTTTAGTACCAACTCTAGCAAATCTATTACTACCAACATGAAGTTATGAACAACATTTTAAGTGCTTGCAACTTCTCAGTCAGCTTCTTTATCCTATTATCTCTTTTTACTCAAGTTATGTGTTACCTTACAGATATTGTCTGTATGACATCCCATAAATAACAGTATTTTGAAGTCCATTGACCCTCACAAAACCTACATTATtcttaatttttaatatttaactttAAAAAGTGTTCGCCAATTTTCATTCAGATTATCAAAAaacaatgaaggaaaaaaaaaaaaaaaaaacctaaacctGGCCAATAAACACTGTAGCATTTTGAAGTGATTAGCCATTATTGTACATAATGTCTTCCAACAACACGTACACAATAATCATCAGCTGGCCGCCTTTACATAATTTTCACCATATATGACTGGAAACTAATCGTAGGAAGTGCTGAAGTTCGCTCATTTAGCAGGAGATATGAACGGACAACATACCTTGTCAAAGTCCTTGACAATTTGAGCTTCTGGGGAGGAATTCCCCTCATACTCCATCCACAATTCACCTATTTCCTTGGCTGAAATTTGAATTGTAAACAACTAATATATGAGAAACAGTTCCAACTTTCAGGTTTAATAATATCAAATGTAGAAATCTGGGAGGTACTAATTTAATACCTATTGAGCCTCCACCAAGTAATTTGCACATGTGGTCTATTGCCTCTTGTTCTCTTCGGTTCTTCTCTGCCTTTGGTACCCCATCTGCGGGGGTTATATCCCCAACAATAGCTACCCAAGAAATCATACATAACCACAATTTATAACTCGACAATCAACGaatcaaattcatttatttttctacAAAAAGATAACCACTTAATATTTTCAAATTAAGTTCCTCATTACTCGGTAGGGTATAATGTTTCCGGAATGTAAATAACTAGGATTTCAACCATCTAAAAGTAGAATCTTACAGTAGTAATTACCAATTTGTTAATATAAACATGCCACACACTCTGAAAAGGAAAGTTCATTTCTAAACATGTCTACAATTTTCATTTCCTCATTTCAATTTCGAAAACAACGAATTAGAGACTCACCTTCAGCAATGTCATGAACAATGGCGATCTTTATGCACCTGAAATATTGTAAAAGCGAAACTCAGTAAAAACACTAGGGAGTTGTATAGAAGCAGAAATGTGAATCTCGAAACCTAACTTGTCTCGATTGACACCAGGAATATCCGAAGCAATGAGAGCCATTAATCCCATGCGGTACATATGGTCAGCTACAGACTCTGGATCCTTCACATCTCTCTTAACCCATCCAGCTCTTTTCGTCGTCTTtacaatcacaatcacaacagAAACACATTCAAATCCAAAACACATTCGCGGCAAAACGGAAGGAAAAgtgtgaaaattgaaaattgattaCCTTAAGGCGGTGGCAGAGGGAGAGAAAATCAATGGCAGAGGAGGCGGGAGGAGACGAAGAGGTTGGGTCGGGGTTGATGGCGTCACCGCCGGTGTGGGATGACGGTGACGACGAAGCTTCGGTGGCCATACGGCGAAccctagaagaagaagaagaagaagcagaggtGAGTGTGGGCTTCAAGGAGGTGAGGGGAGCGGAATAGAGAGAAGGTGTTAGGAGGAGCGATTTACAGAGGAACACTCgactcattttttttcctttcttttttcgatttccttcctttttttttgctttcctttaattttcggTCAAATTTTGTTGGGTCCATAGAATCCAACACATTTGGTTATCTCATTACGGATGAGAATCTTTATTTATCAAAGTTCTATAAAAGTTTTTACAGTGATCAATGTGATACTTTAGATTTAGAATGTGACTTCTGTCTATTTTATATCAATGTTTTCAGtcctgatcacctggtcagcaactgaccagggatcatttgctcaatcaccgtccgatttttcatcacagctaagtgatgagagagaatagagagttgtgaaccgtccgatttcaatcggacggtgattgagcaaatgatccctggtcagttgctgaccaggtgatcaggaTCGTCAATGTTTTATTAAATGTGAGGTCATGTTTTTTTTCGACTCGGGCTGTGTTTGGATGTGCTATAATTTTAAGAAGGGTTTTTGACCATTTACCttatttttagggatttttttctcacttatcaaattaagtttttttaattccctcttacctaaaacactctaaggaggtctttcctaataccccattaattttttttttatttttttattttttttaataccattttaccctcacccctttgctactgagagagagagagagagagagagagagagagagagagagagagagagagagagagagagagagagagagagagagagagagagagagagagagagagagagagagagagagagagagagagagaccataggagacttcgccggagccggtcaccgatcgtcggattccggtcaccgatcgctagattccggtcaccgatcgccggattccggttaccgatccggagtccggtcaccgattgccggattccggtcaccgatcgccggattctggccaacttttgccggagtccggtcaccggttgtcggaatccggtcacctaCCGCTGCCCAAAGAAtgtccccaatagacgtctattgccccctaatagacgactattgcccctcaatagaggacaataaacctctattggcccccaatagacgtatattgtcccctaatagaactttcaattgccggaataggaactaatcttcctaaaattagacaaagaaaattttgattaaagaaaaaaataaggagattacatctaattcaaaacgtctattgccctccaatagacgtctattgccctccaatagacgtctattgccctccaatagacgtctattgccccctaatagacccgtattgccctccaataattttttttttctttctgttgggCCTTCTGTCTTGCAACCAACatccaaattttgaaaaaaaataacgAAACAAATCATACCCAAACAGACATTACAATGCAAACTCTGAGCTACTATTGAAAATCCACCCAATGACAACTCCTAACATGT
Coding sequences within:
- the LOC133710087 gene encoding uncharacterized protein LOC133710087, producing the protein MSRVFLCKSLLLTPSLYSAPLTSLKPTLTSASSSSSSRVRRMATEASSSPSSHTGGDAINPDPTSSSPPASSAIDFLSLCHRLKTTKRAGWVKRDVKDPESVADHMYRMGLMALIASDIPGVNRDKCIKIAIVHDIAEAIVGDITPADGVPKAEKNRREQEAIDHMCKLLGGGSIAKEIGELWMEYEGNSSPEAQIVKDFDKVEMILQALEYENGQGKDLDEFFQSTAGKFQTDVGKAWAAEIVSRRKKQG